A stretch of Methylogaea oryzae DNA encodes these proteins:
- the miaB gene encoding tRNA (N6-isopentenyl adenosine(37)-C2)-methylthiotransferase MiaB: MTRKLFIQTYGCQMNEYDSAKLRDLLGETHDLELTDDPAQADVLLLNTCSVRERAQEKVFSELGRWRALKEKRPGVVIGVGGCVASQEGAALRERAPYVDMVFGPQTLHRLPAMLDEVKEQRRAVVDVTFPEIEKFDCLPQPRSEGPKALVSVMEGCSKYCTFCVVPYTRGEEVSRPLEDVIAEITALAKQGVREVNLLGQNVNAYRGAMADGDIADFALLLHYVAAVPGIDRIRFTTSHPIEFTDALIEAFGEIQQLVDHLHLPVQSGSDRILAAMKRGHQRADYIETIRKLRAVRPNISLSSDFIIGFPGETEEDFEDTMSLIEELGYDHSYSFVYSPRPGTPAADMPDDTPAEVKKARLARLQARINDMAAAISRNMVGTVQRVLVEGASRKNEHELSGRTENNRVVNFEGHPRLVGHFVDVLITDALPNSLRGRLVESSVAELVDRHAAAL; encoded by the coding sequence ATGACCCGCAAGCTATTCATCCAAACCTACGGCTGCCAGATGAACGAGTACGATTCCGCCAAGCTGCGGGATTTGCTCGGCGAAACCCATGATCTGGAGCTGACCGACGATCCGGCCCAGGCCGACGTGCTGCTGCTCAACACCTGTTCCGTGCGCGAGCGAGCCCAGGAGAAAGTCTTCTCCGAGCTGGGCCGCTGGCGCGCCTTGAAGGAAAAACGCCCCGGCGTGGTCATCGGCGTCGGCGGCTGCGTCGCCAGCCAGGAAGGGGCTGCCCTGCGCGAGCGGGCGCCTTACGTGGACATGGTGTTCGGCCCGCAAACCCTGCACCGCCTGCCGGCCATGCTGGACGAGGTGAAGGAGCAGCGCCGCGCCGTGGTGGACGTGACTTTCCCGGAAATCGAGAAATTCGATTGCCTGCCGCAGCCGCGCTCGGAAGGGCCGAAAGCCCTTGTGTCGGTGATGGAGGGTTGCAGCAAATACTGCACTTTCTGCGTGGTGCCCTATACGCGCGGTGAGGAAGTGAGCCGGCCGCTGGAAGACGTGATCGCCGAGATCACCGCCCTGGCCAAGCAGGGCGTGCGCGAGGTGAATCTGCTGGGGCAAAACGTCAACGCCTACCGCGGCGCCATGGCGGACGGCGACATCGCCGACTTCGCCCTGCTGCTGCACTACGTGGCGGCGGTGCCGGGTATCGACCGCATCCGCTTCACCACTTCCCACCCCATCGAATTCACCGACGCCCTCATCGAGGCCTTCGGCGAAATCCAGCAGTTGGTGGACCATTTGCACCTGCCGGTGCAAAGCGGCAGCGACCGCATCCTGGCGGCGATGAAGCGCGGCCACCAGCGCGCCGACTACATCGAGACCATCCGCAAGCTGCGGGCGGTGCGTCCCAATATCAGCCTGTCGTCGGATTTCATCATCGGTTTCCCCGGCGAAACCGAAGAAGACTTCGAAGACACCATGAGCCTCATCGAGGAGCTGGGCTACGATCATTCCTACAGCTTCGTCTACAGCCCTCGCCCCGGCACGCCGGCGGCGGATATGCCCGACGACACCCCGGCGGAGGTGAAAAAGGCCCGCTTGGCCCGCTTGCAGGCGCGCATCAACGACATGGCGGCGGCCATTTCCCGCAACATGGTCGGCACGGTGCAGCGGGTGTTGGTGGAAGGCGCTTCGCGCAAGAACGAGCATGAGCTCAGTGGCCGCACCGAAAACAACCGGGTGGTGAATTTCGAAGGCCATCCGCGCCTGGTCGGCCATTTCGTCGACGTGCTCATCACCGACGCCCTGCCCAACTCCCTGCGCGGCCGGTTGGTGGAGTCGTCCGTGGCGGAATTGGTGGATCGGCATGCGGCGGCACTCTAA
- the glcF gene encoding glycolate oxidase subunit GlcF, with the protein MQTHLADFIKNTPQGEEAEAILRRCVHCGFCTAACPTYRLLGDERDGPRGRIYLIKQVLEGEAPTASTQIRLDRCLTCRSCETACPSGVAYGRLLDIGRQVVEEKVGRPWLDKSFRLLLRTVLPYRRRFGAVLALARGLKPVLPSRLQAKLPAASPAGAWPPLRHARRVILLQGCVQPALAPDINPATARVLDRLGISAVVAPEAGCCGALSQHLSAQDEALDFARRNVDAWWPLLESGAEAVVVNASGCGAMVKEYGHLLRRDPAYADKAARVGALAKDIVEVLAAENLDGLAVEPRTVAFHSPCTLQHGQKLNGVTESVLRRLGFDLAPVADAHLCCGSAGTYSLLQPRLSQQLLEQKLAALEAGQPECIATANIGCLTHLQSGAARPVRHWIELLDSAWNQR; encoded by the coding sequence ATGCAAACCCATCTCGCCGATTTCATCAAAAACACCCCGCAGGGGGAGGAGGCCGAGGCCATCCTGCGCCGTTGCGTGCACTGCGGTTTCTGCACGGCCGCTTGTCCCACCTACCGCTTGCTGGGTGACGAGCGGGACGGGCCGCGCGGGCGCATTTATCTCATCAAGCAGGTGCTGGAAGGCGAGGCGCCGACGGCTTCCACCCAAATCCGTTTGGACCGCTGCCTCACCTGTCGTTCCTGCGAAACCGCCTGTCCTTCCGGAGTGGCGTACGGCCGCTTGCTGGACATCGGCAGGCAGGTGGTGGAGGAAAAAGTAGGGCGGCCCTGGCTGGACAAATCATTCCGCCTTTTGCTGAGAACCGTGCTGCCTTACCGCCGCCGTTTCGGTGCCGTGTTGGCCCTGGCGCGCGGGCTGAAGCCGGTGTTACCGTCCCGGCTGCAGGCCAAGTTGCCGGCCGCGAGTCCGGCTGGCGCCTGGCCGCCGCTGCGCCATGCCCGCCGCGTCATTTTGCTGCAAGGCTGCGTGCAGCCGGCGCTGGCGCCCGACATCAATCCCGCCACGGCCAGGGTGCTGGACCGGCTGGGCATTTCCGCCGTGGTGGCGCCCGAGGCGGGTTGCTGCGGCGCCTTGAGCCAGCATTTGTCGGCCCAGGACGAAGCGCTGGATTTTGCGCGGCGCAATGTCGACGCCTGGTGGCCCCTGTTGGAAAGCGGCGCCGAAGCCGTGGTGGTCAACGCTTCCGGCTGCGGCGCGATGGTGAAGGAATACGGCCATCTGCTGCGCCGTGATCCGGCCTACGCCGACAAGGCCGCCCGCGTCGGTGCGCTGGCCAAGGACATCGTTGAGGTGCTGGCGGCGGAAAATCTCGACGGCCTGGCCGTCGAGCCGCGTACCGTCGCTTTCCACTCCCCGTGCACCCTGCAGCACGGGCAAAAGCTCAACGGCGTGACGGAAAGCGTGCTGCGCCGGTTGGGTTTCGACCTGGCGCCCGTGGCCGACGCCCATCTGTGCTGCGGCTCGGCCGGCACCTATTCGCTATTGCAGCCGCGGCTGTCGCAACAATTGCTGGAACAGAAGCTGGCGGCCCTGGAGGCCGGACAGCCGGAGTGCATCGCCACCGCCAACATCGGCTGCTTGACCCATCTGCAGTCCGGCGCGGCACGGCCGGTGCGGCATTGGATCGAGCTGCTGGACTCGGCCTGGAATCAGCGCTGA
- a CDS encoding PIN domain-containing protein, with the protein MTVVLDASALLAWLHGEVGGDSVGTVLNGAVMSAVNWSEVVQKSLHKGANVEGMLGDMVEMGLTVAPFTASQADRAAMLWQQTQARGLSLGDRACLALGLELAAPVLTADRSWIGLDAGLDIRLIR; encoded by the coding sequence ATGACCGTGGTGCTGGACGCCTCTGCCCTGCTGGCTTGGTTGCATGGCGAAGTGGGCGGCGACAGTGTCGGGACGGTGTTGAACGGTGCCGTCATGTCCGCCGTCAATTGGTCCGAGGTCGTTCAAAAATCCCTGCACAAAGGCGCCAACGTGGAAGGGATGCTGGGCGATATGGTCGAAATGGGGCTCACCGTCGCGCCCTTCACCGCCAGCCAGGCCGACCGAGCGGCCATGCTCTGGCAGCAAACCCAAGCCAGGGGACTGTCGCTTGGCGACCGCGCCTGCCTGGCGCTGGGCCTGGAGCTTGCCGCTCCAGTGTTAACGGCGGACCGCAGCTGGATCGGCCTGGATGCCGGCCTGGACATCCGCTTGATCCGCTAG
- a CDS encoding AbrB/MazE/SpoVT family DNA-binding domain-containing protein, with amino-acid sequence MTASLLSNEIQVGAQGRLVIPAELRKALHLETGDRLVARLVGESLVLERREAVEKRVRARFAHIPPDVNLAEELIAERRTEARRETSA; translated from the coding sequence ATGACAGCCTCTCTGCTTAGCAACGAGATTCAAGTGGGTGCCCAAGGGCGATTGGTCATCCCGGCCGAACTGCGCAAAGCGCTGCACCTGGAAACCGGCGACCGGCTAGTGGCCCGGCTGGTGGGCGAAAGCCTGGTGCTGGAACGCCGCGAAGCCGTCGAGAAGCGCGTACGGGCGCGTTTCGCCCATATTCCGCCAGACGTCAACCTGGCCGAAGAACTTATCGCCGAACGCCGCACCGAAGCTCGCCGGGAAACCTCCGCATGA
- the glcE gene encoding glycolate oxidase subunit GlcE, with protein sequence MSKQQDISAELQAAVEQAYRHHRPLAILGSGSKAFLGRPLAGEALPVAGHRGILHYEPSELVLTARAGTPLAEIEAALAQHGQMLAFEPPHHGPGATLGGTVACGLSGPRRPYSGSVRDFVLGVKILNGKGEILRFGGEVMKNVAGYDVSRLMAGAHGTLGVLLEISLKVLPQPEAETTLRLSMSATEAIAAMNRHAAGPLPFSAMACDHGVLHLRLSGAAEAVAAACRQLEGETMDNGFWENLREQRLNFFQSPGDLWRLSLAPATPPLDLPGLWLYDWGGAQRWLKTDAPHATVFAAAAAAGGHATLFRPQAPADQVFQPLPESLMALHRRLQLAFDPVGVLNPGRIYP encoded by the coding sequence ATGAGCAAACAGCAAGACATCAGCGCCGAATTGCAGGCGGCGGTGGAACAGGCCTATCGCCACCACCGGCCCTTGGCGATTCTAGGCTCCGGCAGCAAAGCCTTCCTCGGCCGCCCGCTGGCGGGCGAGGCTTTGCCCGTCGCCGGACACCGCGGCATCCTGCACTACGAGCCCTCCGAACTGGTGCTCACCGCCCGCGCCGGCACGCCCCTGGCGGAAATCGAAGCGGCGTTGGCCCAACACGGCCAGATGCTGGCCTTCGAACCGCCCCACCACGGCCCCGGCGCCACCCTGGGCGGCACCGTCGCCTGCGGCCTTTCGGGGCCGCGCCGGCCCTATAGCGGCTCGGTGCGCGACTTCGTGCTGGGGGTGAAAATCCTCAACGGCAAGGGCGAAATCCTGCGCTTCGGCGGCGAAGTGATGAAAAACGTGGCCGGCTACGACGTCTCCCGCCTCATGGCCGGCGCCCACGGAACCCTGGGCGTGCTGCTGGAAATTTCCCTCAAAGTGCTGCCCCAACCGGAAGCGGAAACCACCCTGCGCCTGTCCATGTCCGCCACCGAGGCCATCGCCGCCATGAACCGCCACGCCGCCGGCCCCTTGCCGTTTTCCGCCATGGCTTGCGATCACGGCGTGCTGCACTTGCGCCTGTCCGGCGCGGCCGAGGCGGTGGCCGCCGCTTGCCGGCAACTGGAGGGAGAAACCATGGACAACGGCTTTTGGGAGAACTTGCGCGAACAGCGCCTGAATTTTTTCCAATCACCCGGCGACCTGTGGCGCTTGTCCCTGGCCCCCGCCACCCCGCCCCTGGACTTGCCCGGTCTATGGCTGTACGACTGGGGCGGCGCGCAACGCTGGCTGAAAACCGATGCTCCCCACGCAACCGTGTTTGCCGCCGCAGCCGCCGCCGGCGGCCACGCCACCCTGTTCCGCCCGCAAGCCCCGGCCGACCAAGTCTTCCAGCCCCTGCCGGAATCTCTCATGGCCCTGCACCGGCGCCTGCAACTAGCCTTCGACCCGGTGGGCGTCCTCAACCCAGGCCGCATCTACCCGTAA
- a CDS encoding FAD-linked oxidase C-terminal domain-containing protein, with product MAHRPHPSERVPHGCDRDLFLAELHAFLPENCVLHRQEDLRVYECDGLSAYTRLPWLAVLPETVEQAQTLLRLCHANGVPVVARGAGTGLAGGALPLDNGVLLVLSKLNRILAIDPANRTARVQPGVRNLAISEAAAPFGLYYAPDPSSQIACTIGGNIAENSGGVHCLKYGLTVHNVQQVKMLTMDGELLTLGGSGLDGPGYDLPALAMGSEGMLGVVVEATVRLLPKPPAVQTLLAAFASEEQAGHAVAAVISAGLIPAGLEMMDNLSIRATEAFVHAGYPVEAGAILLCELDGTEEQVAAETERARRILQQAGATEVRLAAGAEQRQRFWAGRKSAFPAVGRLSPDYYCMDGTIPRKRLAEVLGRIAELSKQFGLRVANVFHAGDGNLHPLIFYDANRPGDLDKAEDLGGQILEACVAAGGTITGEHGVGIEKINQMCVQFGSAELEQFHAVKAAFDPQGLLNPGKAIPTLARCAEFGRMHIHGGELPHSDLERF from the coding sequence ATGGCGCATCGACCCCATCCGTCCGAGCGCGTGCCGCACGGCTGCGACCGCGACCTGTTCCTCGCCGAACTGCACGCCTTCCTGCCGGAGAACTGCGTCCTGCATCGGCAGGAAGACCTGCGCGTGTACGAATGCGACGGCCTGTCCGCCTACACCCGGCTGCCCTGGCTGGCGGTGTTGCCGGAAACCGTGGAGCAGGCGCAAACGCTGTTGCGGCTGTGCCACGCCAACGGCGTGCCGGTGGTGGCGCGCGGCGCCGGCACCGGCCTGGCCGGCGGCGCCCTGCCGTTGGACAACGGCGTGCTGCTGGTGCTGTCCAAGCTCAACCGCATTTTGGCAATCGACCCCGCCAACCGCACCGCCCGCGTCCAGCCCGGCGTGCGCAATCTGGCGATTTCCGAAGCGGCCGCGCCCTTCGGGCTTTACTACGCGCCGGACCCGTCCTCGCAAATCGCCTGCACCATCGGCGGCAACATCGCCGAGAACTCCGGCGGCGTGCACTGCCTGAAATACGGCCTCACCGTGCACAACGTCCAGCAAGTGAAAATGCTGACTATGGACGGCGAATTGCTGACCCTGGGCGGCAGCGGCCTGGACGGCCCAGGCTACGACCTGCCGGCCCTGGCCATGGGCTCGGAAGGCATGCTGGGCGTGGTGGTGGAAGCCACCGTGCGGCTACTGCCCAAACCGCCCGCGGTGCAGACGCTGTTGGCGGCTTTCGCCAGCGAGGAACAGGCCGGCCACGCCGTGGCGGCGGTGATTTCCGCCGGCCTCATCCCCGCCGGGCTGGAAATGATGGACAACCTGTCCATCCGCGCCACCGAGGCCTTCGTCCACGCCGGCTATCCGGTGGAAGCCGGCGCCATCTTGCTGTGCGAGCTGGACGGCACGGAGGAACAGGTTGCGGCGGAAACCGAGCGGGCGCGGCGGATTTTGCAGCAAGCCGGCGCGACGGAAGTGCGGCTGGCCGCCGGTGCCGAACAGCGCCAGCGCTTCTGGGCCGGCCGTAAGTCGGCCTTCCCGGCGGTGGGCCGGCTGTCGCCCGACTATTACTGCATGGACGGCACCATTCCCCGCAAGCGCCTAGCGGAGGTGCTTGGCCGCATCGCCGAGCTTTCCAAGCAATTCGGCCTGCGGGTAGCCAACGTCTTCCACGCCGGCGACGGCAATCTGCACCCGCTGATCTTCTACGACGCCAATCGGCCGGGCGACCTGGACAAGGCGGAAGACCTGGGCGGCCAGATTTTGGAAGCCTGCGTCGCCGCCGGCGGCACCATCACCGGCGAGCACGGCGTCGGCATCGAAAAGATCAACCAGATGTGCGTGCAGTTCGGCAGCGCGGAATTGGAGCAATTTCACGCAGTGAAAGCCGCCTTCGACCCCCAGGGCCTGCTCAACCCCGGCAAAGCCATCCCCACCCTGGCCCGCTGCGCCGAATTCGGCCGCATGCATATACACGGCGGCGAACTGCCCCATAGCGATCTGGAACGATTTTGA